Proteins encoded together in one Salmo trutta chromosome 3, fSalTru1.1, whole genome shotgun sequence window:
- the LOC115182741 gene encoding NF-kappa-B inhibitor delta isoform X1: MHWQKSPKEKPCYTLPTVKKLLEQKRKRETSSTATTSTGVPTATVLSQQVSTPEKPTSTGVASSYSDMAVGYERWGPMDEHQALSAIHEGPFSPMGNNYFSSPSSSMDYSHTPAYSPQMASSYNTQQIQDYPDTRMPQHYTECPVTEAVSSLVPSGPLQTAVFSWSSGALGPTEPVQQVFSGQMDVIKLEEARMFLRGMDYSRTTWQDDDGDTILHIYTAKGLREYAFAAAERLAELGRLDSKEHKGKTALLVAVTANHPEIVQDLLTLGADINACDVKGQTALHLAATYGFPRVMQVILSIGPGVNLEARNFEGLTPLHCAAISHSSTMKTLSSLSSTGLGDASLHALAEEKLSWLQMLLNTGASLTSQEIKSNKTVLHLAVKEGNIQLVRHLLKTPLDNMRDFVNMKAHGHTALHMAAGLHGSPHQEEMLRLLLGRGADPSIRNLENDQPAHLLQSGPHGEQLKLILKKRSASSRRRVMSLQDQE; the protein is encoded by the exons ATGCACTGGCAGAAAT CACCGAAGGAGAAGCCGTGTTACACTCTTCCCACAGTGAAGAAACTCCTGGAgcagaagaggaagagggagacctCCTCGACGGCAACAACCAGTACCGGTGTCCCCACTGCCACTGTCCTCTCCCAACAGGTGTCAACACCAGAGAAGCCTACCTCAACAG GTGTAGCCAGCAGCTACTCAGACATGGCAGTGGGGTATGAGAGATGGGGTCCTATGGATGAACACCAAGCCCTCTCGGCCATACATGAAGGTCCATTCTCCCCTATGGGGAACAATTACTTCTCCAGCCCATCCTCCTCAATGGACTACAGCCATACTCCAGCCTACAGCCCTCAGATGGCCTCCAGCTACAACACACAGCAGATTCAGGACTACCCAGACACCAGGATGCCTCAGCATTAT ACGGAGTGTCCAGTGACCGAGGCTGTGTCTAGTTTGGTTCCTTCAGGGCCCCTGCAGACCGCTGTCTTCTCCTGGTCGTCGGGGGCCCTGGGCCCCACAGAGCCTGTCCAGCAGGTGTTTAGTGGCCAGATGGATGTCATTAAGCTGGAGGAAGCCAGGATGTTCCTCAGAGGGATGGACTACAGCAGAACCACCTGGCAGGATGACGACGGAGACAC GATTCTGCATATCTACACAGCCAAGGGCCTGAGGGAGTATGCATTCGCTGCAGCAGAGAGACTTGCTGAGCTGGGCAGGCTAGACTCCAAGGAACACAAGGGGAAG ACTGCTTTGCTGGTGGCGGTGACTGCTAACCATCCGGAAATCGTCCAGGATCTGTTGACTTTAGGAGCGGATATAAATGCCTGTGATGTCAAAGGTCAAACAGCACTTCATCTTGCTGCCACCTATGGCTTCCCCAGGGTTATGCAG GTTATTCTCTCCATTGGGCCTGGAGTGAACCTGGAGGCTCGCAATTTTGAAG GTCTGACTCCTCTGCACTGTGCAGCCATCTCCCACAGTAGCACCATGAagactctctcctccctctcctccacggGGCTGGGTGATGCCAGCCTCCATGCCCTGGCAGAGGAGAAGCTCTCCTGGCTGCAGATGCTACTCAACACCGGAGCCTCTCTGACCAGCCAG GAAATCAAAAGTAACAAGACTGTTCTTCACCTGGCTGTGAAGGAGGGGAACATCCAGCTGGTTCGCCATCTGCTGAAGACCCCCCTGGACAACATGAGGGACTTTGTCAACATGAAG GCACATGGTCATACTGCGCTGCATATGGCTGCTGGTCTCCATGGCAGCCCACACCAAGAGGAGATGCTGAGGCTGCTGCTGGGCCGAGGGGCCGACCCCAGCATCCGCAACCTGGAGAACGACCAGCCTGCACACCTGCTGCAGAGTGGACCCCACGGGGAACAG CTCAAGCTCATACTGAAAAAGCGAAGTGCTTCCTCTCGTCGACGTGTAATGTCCTTACAGGACCAAGAGTGA
- the LOC115182741 gene encoding NF-kappa-B inhibitor delta isoform X2: MHWQKSPKEKPCYTLPTVKKLLEQKRKRETSSTATTSTGVPTATVLSQQVSTPEKPTSTASSYSDMAVGYERWGPMDEHQALSAIHEGPFSPMGNNYFSSPSSSMDYSHTPAYSPQMASSYNTQQIQDYPDTRMPQHYTECPVTEAVSSLVPSGPLQTAVFSWSSGALGPTEPVQQVFSGQMDVIKLEEARMFLRGMDYSRTTWQDDDGDTILHIYTAKGLREYAFAAAERLAELGRLDSKEHKGKTALLVAVTANHPEIVQDLLTLGADINACDVKGQTALHLAATYGFPRVMQVILSIGPGVNLEARNFEGLTPLHCAAISHSSTMKTLSSLSSTGLGDASLHALAEEKLSWLQMLLNTGASLTSQEIKSNKTVLHLAVKEGNIQLVRHLLKTPLDNMRDFVNMKAHGHTALHMAAGLHGSPHQEEMLRLLLGRGADPSIRNLENDQPAHLLQSGPHGEQLKLILKKRSASSRRRVMSLQDQE; the protein is encoded by the exons ATGCACTGGCAGAAAT CACCGAAGGAGAAGCCGTGTTACACTCTTCCCACAGTGAAGAAACTCCTGGAgcagaagaggaagagggagacctCCTCGACGGCAACAACCAGTACCGGTGTCCCCACTGCCACTGTCCTCTCCCAACAGGTGTCAACACCAGAGAAGCCTACCTCAACAG CCAGCAGCTACTCAGACATGGCAGTGGGGTATGAGAGATGGGGTCCTATGGATGAACACCAAGCCCTCTCGGCCATACATGAAGGTCCATTCTCCCCTATGGGGAACAATTACTTCTCCAGCCCATCCTCCTCAATGGACTACAGCCATACTCCAGCCTACAGCCCTCAGATGGCCTCCAGCTACAACACACAGCAGATTCAGGACTACCCAGACACCAGGATGCCTCAGCATTAT ACGGAGTGTCCAGTGACCGAGGCTGTGTCTAGTTTGGTTCCTTCAGGGCCCCTGCAGACCGCTGTCTTCTCCTGGTCGTCGGGGGCCCTGGGCCCCACAGAGCCTGTCCAGCAGGTGTTTAGTGGCCAGATGGATGTCATTAAGCTGGAGGAAGCCAGGATGTTCCTCAGAGGGATGGACTACAGCAGAACCACCTGGCAGGATGACGACGGAGACAC GATTCTGCATATCTACACAGCCAAGGGCCTGAGGGAGTATGCATTCGCTGCAGCAGAGAGACTTGCTGAGCTGGGCAGGCTAGACTCCAAGGAACACAAGGGGAAG ACTGCTTTGCTGGTGGCGGTGACTGCTAACCATCCGGAAATCGTCCAGGATCTGTTGACTTTAGGAGCGGATATAAATGCCTGTGATGTCAAAGGTCAAACAGCACTTCATCTTGCTGCCACCTATGGCTTCCCCAGGGTTATGCAG GTTATTCTCTCCATTGGGCCTGGAGTGAACCTGGAGGCTCGCAATTTTGAAG GTCTGACTCCTCTGCACTGTGCAGCCATCTCCCACAGTAGCACCATGAagactctctcctccctctcctccacggGGCTGGGTGATGCCAGCCTCCATGCCCTGGCAGAGGAGAAGCTCTCCTGGCTGCAGATGCTACTCAACACCGGAGCCTCTCTGACCAGCCAG GAAATCAAAAGTAACAAGACTGTTCTTCACCTGGCTGTGAAGGAGGGGAACATCCAGCTGGTTCGCCATCTGCTGAAGACCCCCCTGGACAACATGAGGGACTTTGTCAACATGAAG GCACATGGTCATACTGCGCTGCATATGGCTGCTGGTCTCCATGGCAGCCCACACCAAGAGGAGATGCTGAGGCTGCTGCTGGGCCGAGGGGCCGACCCCAGCATCCGCAACCTGGAGAACGACCAGCCTGCACACCTGCTGCAGAGTGGACCCCACGGGGAACAG CTCAAGCTCATACTGAAAAAGCGAAGTGCTTCCTCTCGTCGACGTGTAATGTCCTTACAGGACCAAGAGTGA
- the LOC115182741 gene encoding NF-kappa-B inhibitor delta isoform X3 — MAVGYERWGPMDEHQALSAIHEGPFSPMGNNYFSSPSSSMDYSHTPAYSPQMASSYNTQQIQDYPDTRMPQHYTECPVTEAVSSLVPSGPLQTAVFSWSSGALGPTEPVQQVFSGQMDVIKLEEARMFLRGMDYSRTTWQDDDGDTILHIYTAKGLREYAFAAAERLAELGRLDSKEHKGKTALLVAVTANHPEIVQDLLTLGADINACDVKGQTALHLAATYGFPRVMQVILSIGPGVNLEARNFEGLTPLHCAAISHSSTMKTLSSLSSTGLGDASLHALAEEKLSWLQMLLNTGASLTSQEIKSNKTVLHLAVKEGNIQLVRHLLKTPLDNMRDFVNMKAHGHTALHMAAGLHGSPHQEEMLRLLLGRGADPSIRNLENDQPAHLLQSGPHGEQLKLILKKRSASSRRRVMSLQDQE, encoded by the exons ATGGCAGTGGGGTATGAGAGATGGGGTCCTATGGATGAACACCAAGCCCTCTCGGCCATACATGAAGGTCCATTCTCCCCTATGGGGAACAATTACTTCTCCAGCCCATCCTCCTCAATGGACTACAGCCATACTCCAGCCTACAGCCCTCAGATGGCCTCCAGCTACAACACACAGCAGATTCAGGACTACCCAGACACCAGGATGCCTCAGCATTAT ACGGAGTGTCCAGTGACCGAGGCTGTGTCTAGTTTGGTTCCTTCAGGGCCCCTGCAGACCGCTGTCTTCTCCTGGTCGTCGGGGGCCCTGGGCCCCACAGAGCCTGTCCAGCAGGTGTTTAGTGGCCAGATGGATGTCATTAAGCTGGAGGAAGCCAGGATGTTCCTCAGAGGGATGGACTACAGCAGAACCACCTGGCAGGATGACGACGGAGACAC GATTCTGCATATCTACACAGCCAAGGGCCTGAGGGAGTATGCATTCGCTGCAGCAGAGAGACTTGCTGAGCTGGGCAGGCTAGACTCCAAGGAACACAAGGGGAAG ACTGCTTTGCTGGTGGCGGTGACTGCTAACCATCCGGAAATCGTCCAGGATCTGTTGACTTTAGGAGCGGATATAAATGCCTGTGATGTCAAAGGTCAAACAGCACTTCATCTTGCTGCCACCTATGGCTTCCCCAGGGTTATGCAG GTTATTCTCTCCATTGGGCCTGGAGTGAACCTGGAGGCTCGCAATTTTGAAG GTCTGACTCCTCTGCACTGTGCAGCCATCTCCCACAGTAGCACCATGAagactctctcctccctctcctccacggGGCTGGGTGATGCCAGCCTCCATGCCCTGGCAGAGGAGAAGCTCTCCTGGCTGCAGATGCTACTCAACACCGGAGCCTCTCTGACCAGCCAG GAAATCAAAAGTAACAAGACTGTTCTTCACCTGGCTGTGAAGGAGGGGAACATCCAGCTGGTTCGCCATCTGCTGAAGACCCCCCTGGACAACATGAGGGACTTTGTCAACATGAAG GCACATGGTCATACTGCGCTGCATATGGCTGCTGGTCTCCATGGCAGCCCACACCAAGAGGAGATGCTGAGGCTGCTGCTGGGCCGAGGGGCCGACCCCAGCATCCGCAACCTGGAGAACGACCAGCCTGCACACCTGCTGCAGAGTGGACCCCACGGGGAACAG CTCAAGCTCATACTGAAAAAGCGAAGTGCTTCCTCTCGTCGACGTGTAATGTCCTTACAGGACCAAGAGTGA